A window of the Leucothrix mucor DSM 2157 genome harbors these coding sequences:
- the rpoE gene encoding RNA polymerase sigma factor RpoE produces the protein MGGNQTDLELVKRVQAGDMSAFDVLVLKYQQKVINLVNRYVHDPHTSMDVAQEAFIKAYRGLGNFRGESAFYTWLYRIAINTAKNHLVSKNRRMPDSDIDAQEAEQYLSADSLRDNATPEHELLKDEIHVTVMDAINALPEDLRVAITLRELEAMSYEEIAEAMECPIGTVRSRIFRAREAIEKELKPLMD, from the coding sequence ATGGGCGGGAACCAAACCGATTTAGAATTGGTCAAACGTGTACAGGCAGGTGATATGTCTGCGTTTGACGTACTGGTTCTTAAATACCAGCAGAAGGTCATCAATTTGGTGAATCGCTATGTGCACGATCCTCATACATCGATGGACGTTGCACAAGAAGCCTTTATCAAAGCGTACCGAGGGCTGGGGAACTTTCGCGGAGAGAGTGCTTTCTATACATGGTTATACCGTATTGCGATAAATACGGCGAAGAACCATCTGGTCTCCAAAAACCGGCGTATGCCGGATAGTGATATTGATGCACAGGAAGCTGAGCAATACCTGAGTGCGGATAGCTTGCGGGATAATGCAACCCCCGAGCATGAATTACTGAAAGATGAGATTCATGTCACAGTGATGGATGCCATCAACGCATTGCCGGAAGACTTGCGAGTTGCGATTACGCTGCGTGAGTTGGAGGCAATGAGCTACGAAGAAATTGCGGAGGCAATGGAGTGTCCGATCGGGACAGTGAGGTCACGGATTTTCCGGGCACGTGAAGCGATTGAAAAAGAACTGAAGCCATTAATGGATTAG
- a CDS encoding Do family serine endopeptidase has product MRMRTYFIGIIIYGLVGTLSLTASAEGLPNFTTLVKQQSAAVVNISTERKLPSRSKLPPGIEIPEEGTGNEALDEFLQRFFDFGQDDDSDSDSLGSGFIISTDGYVVTNHHVVDGAEKIVVKLNDRREFSAKIIGTDKRSDLALLKVSAESLPSTTFGDSDALEVGEWVVAIGSPFGFDYSVTAGIVSAKERNLPSESYIPFIQTDVAINPGNSGGPLFNLKGEVVGINSQIYSRTGGFMGLSFSIPVDVAENVIEQLKTNGEVRRGWLGVFIQEVTRELATTFGLDHPKGALVAEVMPGGPADGLLKQGDIILEFAGKPVVNSQTLPFHVGSASVDETVDILVRRAGSNVLVSLKLGELQKQDAIEEDIEEVEDVERTSDVVLGIAVEDLDDEIRDSVGLDKGGILVQRVMGDAAIKAEVERGDIITQFDGQQVEDVQGFKKMVAQITGDRTLAILVIRDGAARFLAFKPDVESEK; this is encoded by the coding sequence ATGCGCATGCGGACATATTTCATTGGAATAATTATATACGGGCTGGTCGGGACGCTATCTCTGACTGCCTCGGCAGAAGGATTGCCAAACTTTACTACTTTGGTAAAGCAACAAAGCGCGGCGGTTGTGAATATCAGCACCGAACGCAAACTTCCTAGTCGCTCAAAGCTCCCCCCCGGTATTGAAATCCCTGAAGAAGGCACTGGAAATGAAGCGCTTGACGAATTTCTGCAGCGGTTTTTTGATTTCGGGCAGGATGATGATAGTGACTCTGACTCCTTAGGTTCTGGTTTTATTATTTCCACCGATGGTTATGTGGTGACTAATCACCATGTGGTAGATGGTGCGGAAAAAATTGTTGTTAAGCTCAATGATCGCCGTGAGTTCTCCGCTAAAATTATTGGTACGGACAAGCGCAGTGACTTGGCCTTGCTCAAAGTCAGCGCTGAGTCGTTACCTAGTACCACATTTGGTGATTCTGATGCGTTGGAAGTTGGTGAATGGGTCGTCGCTATTGGCTCTCCATTCGGCTTTGATTACAGCGTAACGGCTGGTATTGTCTCTGCAAAAGAACGTAATCTTCCTTCTGAAAGTTATATCCCTTTTATTCAAACAGACGTGGCTATTAACCCTGGTAACTCAGGCGGTCCTTTGTTTAATCTGAAAGGCGAAGTGGTTGGAATAAACTCACAAATATATAGCCGCACCGGTGGCTTTATGGGCTTATCGTTTTCGATTCCCGTGGATGTTGCTGAGAACGTGATTGAGCAGCTCAAGACTAACGGAGAAGTTCGTCGCGGCTGGTTGGGCGTATTTATTCAGGAGGTCACACGAGAATTGGCAACGACTTTTGGTTTAGATCATCCAAAAGGTGCATTAGTTGCTGAGGTTATGCCTGGTGGTCCTGCTGATGGCTTGTTGAAGCAAGGCGATATCATTCTGGAGTTTGCCGGTAAGCCGGTTGTGAACTCTCAGACGCTGCCATTTCATGTCGGTTCGGCTTCAGTTGATGAGACTGTCGATATTTTAGTGCGCCGTGCAGGTTCCAATGTATTGGTCAGCCTTAAACTAGGCGAGCTTCAAAAGCAGGATGCAATCGAGGAAGATATTGAAGAGGTTGAGGATGTAGAGAGAACATCTGATGTCGTTCTTGGTATCGCCGTTGAAGATCTGGATGATGAAATTCGTGACTCTGTTGGCTTAGATAAAGGCGGTATTTTGGTACAGCGAGTGATGGGTGATGCAGCCATCAAAGCGGAAGTAGAGCGAGGCGATATTATTACTCAGTTCGACGGTCAACAGGTTGAAGATGTGCAGGGCTTTAAGAAAATGGTCGCACAAATTACAGGGGATCGCACCTTGGCTATTTTGGTGATTCGTGATGGTGCTGCGCGCTTCCTTGCATTCAAGCCTGACGTGGAATCAGAAAAATAG
- a CDS encoding sigma-E factor negative regulatory protein, translating to MSQTTKQEYLSALLDGEAGSFEQHRLCDALDSDTEMQTKLANYALIGEAMRNQQQTARVGPSFLAGIQEALKDEAIPVAEVPESTPNVIPLPVKKKQLWPTKVAGYAVAASVVAVAAISLQNYFMTVEPAQSIASVSEPAAPVLAQAEPKMPVAKAQEVAQLTTMRASFTPAAEPVYSIPDAAMRGMIDEYVAQHFQYASSNTLMPAVRAVSYSTDFR from the coding sequence ATGAGTCAAACAACAAAACAAGAATACTTGTCAGCGCTTCTGGATGGCGAAGCAGGGTCTTTTGAGCAGCACCGGCTATGTGATGCCCTGGATTCTGATACTGAGATGCAAACTAAGTTGGCGAACTATGCACTCATTGGCGAAGCCATGCGTAATCAGCAGCAAACTGCTCGTGTCGGGCCGTCATTTTTGGCCGGGATACAAGAAGCGCTGAAAGATGAAGCGATTCCAGTGGCTGAAGTGCCGGAATCAACGCCAAACGTGATTCCATTACCAGTAAAGAAAAAACAATTATGGCCTACCAAAGTTGCAGGGTATGCCGTCGCGGCGTCCGTTGTAGCTGTAGCTGCGATTAGTTTACAAAATTATTTTATGACGGTTGAACCTGCTCAAAGCATCGCATCGGTTTCAGAGCCGGCCGCGCCTGTACTGGCACAAGCTGAGCCGAAAATGCCCGTTGCAAAAGCGCAAGAGGTTGCTCAATTGACCACCATGCGTGCTTCATTCACGCCGGCGGCTGAGCCGGTGTATAGCATCCCAGATGCGGCAATGCGTGGCATGATTGATGAATACGTGGCGCAGCATTTTCAATATGCTAGTAGCAATACGTTAATGCCTGCTGTGCGGGCAGTTAGTTACTCTACGGACTTCAGATGA
- a CDS encoding SoxR reducing system RseC family protein produces MMIEEEAIVVSSNGQYAWVSPLENSSCSGCESSGACSTSFLKGILKRKSERTIRIVNLEAVEPGEHVIVGIHSVNLLISSALVYLLPILCLIIFALLGKVFFSETASILLGLSGLAFGFFAVNRTTANLAVCGRLEPVMLGKRKAEEKVIEFSQASALLRL; encoded by the coding sequence ATGATGATCGAAGAAGAAGCGATAGTCGTCAGTAGTAACGGGCAATATGCCTGGGTGTCACCCTTAGAAAATAGTAGCTGCAGCGGATGCGAGTCCTCTGGGGCCTGCTCAACATCCTTTTTAAAAGGGATTTTAAAGCGCAAATCAGAGCGCACTATTCGGATTGTTAACTTGGAAGCGGTTGAGCCAGGTGAGCATGTGATTGTCGGGATTCACTCGGTTAATCTTTTGATTAGCTCTGCGCTGGTCTATTTGCTGCCAATTTTATGCCTTATTATTTTTGCATTGTTGGGTAAGGTGTTTTTCTCTGAAACGGCCAGTATTTTGCTGGGTTTATCCGGTCTGGCATTTGGTTTTTTTGCGGTGAATCGCACAACGGCTAATTTAGCGGTTTGTGGTCGGTTAGAGCCTGTCATGCTCGGTAAGCGCAAAGCTGAAGAAAAAGTCATTGAATTTAGTCAAGCATCCGCTCTGCTTAGGTTATAA
- a CDS encoding MucB/RseB C-terminal domain-containing protein: protein MAPVSAKDVGMDLMVEMTDALHRLNYSGTLVHIKGADLNTLRISHEYIDGVENEVISSLNESQESVSRQTQPFSLSQVPDSIEVMDKVYSLDVGAFKKVADRKCQIVIARPKDKMRYLQKYCIDSLTKLPLAYSLIDNNHNVVEQFTFTAVEISEPNPDQLQKAYASVASAAPQTLLGSLQPSGDWTVEKLPKGFTFGKVRASAQVGQKADNTEHFVVTDGLSSVSVFISPITTAQPENMSGISSGALNVLTSQKNNHRITLVGEVPKGTMQRIFTGLHYRGVN from the coding sequence ATGGCGCCTGTCAGTGCCAAAGACGTTGGTATGGATTTAATGGTTGAGATGACTGACGCTCTGCATCGATTAAATTACAGCGGGACGCTAGTGCACATTAAAGGCGCTGATCTTAATACGCTGAGAATCTCGCATGAGTATATCGATGGCGTGGAAAATGAAGTTATTTCCAGTCTGAATGAGTCGCAAGAAAGCGTGTCACGTCAGACTCAACCGTTTAGCTTGTCACAGGTTCCAGATTCCATCGAGGTGATGGATAAAGTGTATTCACTGGATGTGGGTGCATTTAAGAAAGTTGCCGACCGTAAGTGTCAAATTGTGATTGCCAGACCTAAAGATAAGATGCGTTACTTGCAAAAGTACTGCATTGATAGCTTAACCAAGCTGCCGTTGGCATATTCATTGATTGATAATAATCACAATGTGGTCGAGCAATTTACTTTTACAGCGGTTGAGATTTCAGAGCCAAATCCGGATCAGTTACAAAAGGCTTATGCCAGTGTGGCTTCTGCTGCGCCGCAAACCTTGTTAGGTAGCTTGCAGCCTTCTGGTGATTGGACGGTTGAAAAACTGCCTAAAGGTTTTACGTTCGGTAAAGTCCGTGCGTCGGCCCAAGTTGGCCAAAAAGCGGATAATACCGAGCACTTTGTGGTGACGGACGGTTTAAGCTCAGTGTCGGTTTTTATTTCACCAATCACTACCGCTCAACCAGAAAATATGTCTGGGATTAGCTCTGGCGCTCTAAATGTGTTGACCTCACAAAAGAATAATCACAGAATCACTTTGGTAGGGGAGGTTCCAAAAGGAACTATGCAGCGTATATTTACAGGCTTGCATTATCGTGGCGTAAACTAA